Proteins co-encoded in one Haloarcula pelagica genomic window:
- a CDS encoding universal stress protein yields MAPEHVLVPLDGSPLADAALTHALETFDCRVTVLNVVTPLDDGMSEGGVVGAGERRQRQAHDRARTLVDRARTAASAADRDVETAVETGDPAETILAFVDGNAVDHVVMGGHGRTDPSLVDRLLGTVATAVVSEAPVTVTVVR; encoded by the coding sequence ATGGCACCCGAGCACGTCCTCGTCCCCCTGGACGGGTCGCCGCTGGCCGACGCGGCGCTGACACACGCACTGGAGACGTTCGACTGTCGCGTCACCGTCCTGAACGTCGTGACACCGCTCGACGACGGGATGAGCGAGGGCGGCGTCGTCGGCGCCGGCGAGCGCCGCCAGCGGCAGGCCCACGACCGTGCCCGGACGCTCGTCGATCGGGCCAGGACGGCGGCCAGCGCGGCCGATCGAGACGTGGAGACGGCCGTCGAGACCGGCGACCCGGCCGAGACGATCCTCGCGTTCGTCGACGGAAACGCCGTCGATCACGTCGTCATGGGCGGGCACGGACGGACCGATCCGTCCCTCGTCGACCGACTCCTCGGGACCGTCGCGACGGCCGTCGTCAGCGAGGCGCCGGTGACCGTCACCGTCGTCAGGTAA